Sequence from the Rhizobium sp. TH2 genome:
GGCCATAAGAAGGATCCGAAGATCCTCATCGTGGCGCCGATGTCCGGCCACTACGCCACGCTGCTGCGCGGCACGGTGGAAACCCTGTTGCCCGACGCCGAGATCTACATCACCGACTGGAAGGACGCGCGCATGGTGCCGCTGTCCGAAGGCCGCTTCGATCTCGACGATTACATCGATTACGTCATCGAAATGATCCATCACCTCGGCGAAGACACCCATGTGATCGCCGTCTGCCAGCCCTCGGTTCCGGTCCTCGCCGCCGTTGCGCGCATGGAGGAAGAAGGCGATCCGCTTTCGCCGTCATCCATGACGCTGATGGGCGGCCCGATCGATACCCGCATCAATCCGACGGCCGTCAACCAGCTCGCCCAGGCCCGCCCTCTTTCCTGGTTCGAGGAGAACGTCATTATGCAGGTGCCGTGGCCACAGCCGGGCTTCATGCGTCCGGTCTATCCCGGCTTCCTGCAGCTCTCGGGCTTCATGTCGATGAATCTCGACCGCCACATGATCGCCCATAAGGAGTTCTTCGGCCATCTGGTGAAGAATGACGGCGAGCCGGCCGAGAAGCACCGCGACTTCTATGACGAATATCTCGCTGTCATGGACCTGACCGCCGAATTCTATCTGCAGACGGTCAAGACCGTGTTCATCGAACATTCGCTCCCCAAGGGCGAAATGACCCATCGTGGCAAGCTGGTCGATCCCTCGAAGATCAGGACGACCGCCCTGCTGACGGTGGAAGGCGAAAACGACGACATTTCAGGCCTTGGCCAGACCAGGGCGGCGCAGACGCTCTGCTCGAGCCTCACCGATGACATGCGTATGCACTACATGCAGCCGGACGTCGGCCATTACGGCGTGTTCAACGGCTCGCGCTTCCGCAAGGAAATCGCGCCGCGCATCCTGAAATTCATGAACGACCATGGCAAGGCGGCGGCGAAGCCCGCCATGCGGGTCATCGAGGGCGGCAGGCGCCGCATGGCCGCTTCCGGAAAGTAAGTAACGCCCTGATATTGTTAAGTATTGTAAAGCGGGCCGGAGCAGGAAATTGCTCCGGCCCGCTGCTTTTTGTGCTGAAATATTGCTTGATTATCAAGCACCTGTCCGATTCCGGTTCGCGATGTTCTTGAAGGCGGCAAAATCCTTCCCACATCGATTGTACCGGTTCACGCTTTTGTGAGCCGTCTACCGCAAGGAACTGGAAAGATGTACCGCACTGCACCACTCATACGGCCCGATTGGACGCCGGCCACCATCGCGCTGATGGTCCTGGGTTTCATCGTCTTCTGGCCGCTTGGCCTGGCAATGCTCGCCTATATCCTCTTCGGTGACCGGCTGCATGCCTTCAAACGAGAGGCGAATGAAAAGATGGATGGATTCTATCGCAACTGCAGGCAAGCCGGCGGCTGGCACGGCCGCAGCCGTCACCATCGCCCCGACACAGGCAATGTTGCCTTCGACGATTGGCGCAAGGCCGAACTCGAACGCATCGAGGAAGAACGCCGCAAGCTCGACGAAATGCGCGCAGAGTTCGACAATTACCTCCGCGAACTGCGCCGCGCCAAGGACCAGGAAGAGTTCGACCGCTTCATGCGCGATCGCAACAACCGTCCCCCGGCCAACACCGACAACCACGAAGGCTTCTCCGGCTGATTTTTCGCCGGGGAATGCCGAACACGAAGCCCGCGTCCCGCCGCCAGGGACGCGGGCTTTGCGATTGAGGACGCGTTTGCCGCCTTGCTCCCCTTCTCCCCTTGGGGAGAAGGTGGTCCGAAGGACCGGGGGTTGCGCGAAGCGCCCAATGCTATCGGGGGAACCCCTCATCGCCTCGCATTCGCTCGGCACTTCTCCCCAAGGGGAGAAGAGGACCTAAGCGGCCGCATCGCCGAGGCAGGCTAAGCGACATTGACCTTACGAAAAACAAAAACGCCGCGCATCTCACGATACACGGCGTTCCAAATTTCTATCGCTGCGATGACCCAATGTCACCGCATGGTTTCACGTGAATCACGCAGCGCCGGCGATCCAGGCGGACAGGGCGGTCTTGGGGGCGGCGCCGACCTTGATGTCGGCGACCTTGCCGCCTTTGAAGATGGCGAGCGTCGGGATCGAGCGCACGCCGAACTGGGCGGCCAATTCCGGATTGTCGTCGATGTTGAGCTTCACGACCTTCACCTTGCCGGTCATCTCATTGGAAATTTCCTCGAGCGCAGGCGCGATCATCTTACAGGGTCCGCACCATTCGGCCCAGAAGTCCACCACGACCGGTTCGGCCGAATTCAGGACCTCGTTCTGGAAATTGTTATTGTCGACCTTCACGGTGGCCATGCGTCTCTCCTTTCGCGGACGAAATTAACTTGATCCTGTATGTGAGCATGCGTCGCCCGTCTTTCAATGGGGTAAATCATTGAGGGGAAATAGCAAGCAGGGCTTTTTCAAGTTCAGCCGGTTCGAGAGCATAAAGATGCGGCCCTTCGGTATAGATCAGCAAGCATTCCACCGCTTTGCCGGCAAAAAGAGGCGATAAAACCTGCGCATAAAGCGCCAGCTGCGCCCTGTGGGCAAAGGGGATATCCTCGCGTGAGGCGGGTGGCACGCGGTTGGTCTTGTAGTCGAGGATGAACACCTTGTCGCCAGCCGTCCCCATGCGATCGATTCGCCCCGAGACGGCATAATCGCGCCCCTTGATATGAATCGTGCCCATGATCGAGACTTCCGCCCGAGACCCCGCGGCAAACAGGCTCGCAAAGCGCGGATCGGCGATCATACCGAGCACGTCATCGGCCAAAGCCTGCCGCGCCGTCTCGCTCCATTGCGGCAGAGCGCGATCGAGATAGCGCAGT
This genomic interval carries:
- the trxA gene encoding thioredoxin, which codes for MATVKVDNNNFQNEVLNSAEPVVVDFWAEWCGPCKMIAPALEEISNEMTGKVKVVKLNIDDNPELAAQFGVRSIPTLAIFKGGKVADIKVGAAPKTALSAWIAGAA
- a CDS encoding DUF2852 domain-containing protein, which gives rise to MYRTAPLIRPDWTPATIALMVLGFIVFWPLGLAMLAYILFGDRLHAFKREANEKMDGFYRNCRQAGGWHGRSRHHRPDTGNVAFDDWRKAELERIEEERRKLDEMRAEFDNYLRELRRAKDQEEFDRFMRDRNNRPPANTDNHEGFSG
- a CDS encoding polyhydroxyalkanoate depolymerase, yielding MFYQLYELNHAAMAPWRAAAESMRVAYRNPFNPMAYTKLGRAFAAGFEVFERATRRYGKPAFGLDTTDIGGKQVSVHENVVWSKPFCDLLHFERCLPSGHKKDPKILIVAPMSGHYATLLRGTVETLLPDAEIYITDWKDARMVPLSEGRFDLDDYIDYVIEMIHHLGEDTHVIAVCQPSVPVLAAVARMEEEGDPLSPSSMTLMGGPIDTRINPTAVNQLAQARPLSWFEENVIMQVPWPQPGFMRPVYPGFLQLSGFMSMNLDRHMIAHKEFFGHLVKNDGEPAEKHRDFYDEYLAVMDLTAEFYLQTVKTVFIEHSLPKGEMTHRGKLVDPSKIRTTALLTVEGENDDISGLGQTRAAQTLCSSLTDDMRMHYMQPDVGHYGVFNGSRFRKEIAPRILKFMNDHGKAAAKPAMRVIEGGRRRMAASGK